A genomic region of Eucalyptus grandis isolate ANBG69807.140 chromosome 5, ASM1654582v1, whole genome shotgun sequence contains the following coding sequences:
- the LOC104445742 gene encoding pectinesterase-like → MATTTQPLLNTQTSHNRSLCLILSLIAIILSFAVITDRLIKTGDFADDPLARICSKAQDQARCRVLVLEIVPYDAALFMSNDKLLRVFVEKMAIRTGHAVEAVKDVRRLVNDLREEAALADCVELMEMSVDRLEDSTRSLREQKSSADVHTWLSSSLTNYVTCLDGFEGSSSAKSLIEPILSDLISRARTSLAIFVSTSSPEGRKPDVLESLIGDFPSWVTGKDRRLLQSPANAVNADVVVAKDGSGKYKTVKQAIAAAPSKAQTRYVIHVKKGTYKENVEVAKTKKNIMLVGDGMNLTVITGSLNVIDGSTTFKSATVAVNGDGFIAQDIWFQNTAGPQKHQAVALRVSADKSVINRCRIDAYQDTLYTHTNRQFYRDSYITGTVDFIFGDAGVVFQNCKLVARKPMRGQSNMVTAQGRTDPYQNTGISIQRCHVIASSDLAPVKGSIKSYLGRPWKLYSRTVVMQSNIGDHIDPTGWSVWSGDHALKTLYYGEYMNKGPGAGTSKRVKWPGYHVITSPAEAKKFTVAELIQGGTWLKSTGVSYTEGL, encoded by the exons ATGGCCACCACCACTCAGCCATTGCTAAACACACAAACCTCTCACAACAGAAGTCTCTGCCTGATTCTCTCCTTGATTGCAATCATCCTCTCATTTGCTGTGATCACAGACCGCTTGATCAAGACCGGTGATTTCGCTGACGACCCTCTTGCGCGTATCTGCAGCAAGGCCCAAGATCAGGCTCGATGCCGGGTCCTGGTTTTGGAAATCGTCCCTTACGACGCAGCCTTGTTCATGAGCAACGACAAGTTGCTTCGAGTGTTCGTGGAAAAGATGGCTATCCGCACAGGACATGCTGTAGAGGCCGTGAAGGACGTTCGCCGCCTGGTGAACGATCTTAGAGAAGAAGCGGCTTTGGCTGATTGCGTGGAGTTGATGGAAATGTCTGTGGATAGATTGGAAGACTCCACAAGAAGTCTTCGAGAACAGAAG TCATCTGCAGATGTCCATACATGGCTGAGCAGTTCACTCACAAATTACGTCACCTGCTTGGACGGGTTTGAAGGCTCATCATCGGCTAAATCTTTGATCGAGCCTATTCTCAGTGACTTGATCTCGAGGGCAAGAACTTCTCTAGCCATATTTGTTTCTACTTCATCTCCTGAAGGACGAAAACCAGATGTCCTGGAGTCCTTGATCGGCGATTTCCCATCATGGGTCACGGGAAAAGATCGTCGTCTCCTGCAATCTCCAGCAAACGCTGTTAATGCCGACGTGGTGGTGGCGAAGGACGGAAGTGGGAAGTACAAGACAGTGAAACAGGCGATCGCAGCTGCTCCTAGCAAAGCCCAGACCCGGTACGTTATTCATGTGAAGAAAGGCACATACAAGGAGAATGTGGAGGTGGCCAAGACGAAGAAAAACATCATGCTTGTTGGCGATGGCATGAATTTGACTGTGATCACTGGCAGCCTCAACGTCATTGACGGTTCAACGACATTCAAATCCGCAACTGTTG CTGTGAATGGCGATGGGTTCATTGCCCAGGACATATGGTTCCAGAACACTGCTGGGCCGCAGAAACACCAGGCAGTCGCGCTCCGTGTCAGTGCAGACAAGTCGGTCATCAACCGGTGCCGCATCGATGCCTACCAAGATACCCTCTACACTCACACCAACCGCCAGTTCTACCGAGACTCGTACATCACGGGCACGGTGGACTTCATTTTCGGCGATGCGGGCGTCGTGTTCCAGAACTGCAAGCTCGTGGCACGGAAGCCCATGAGAGGCCAGTCCAACATGGTGACGGCCCAGGGCCGGACTGACCCGTATCAGAACACCGGGATCTCCATCCAGCGATGCCACGTGATCGCCAGCTCTGATCTCGCACCAGTGAAGGGCTCGATCAAGTCGTATCTGGGCCGGCCTTGGAAGTTGTACTCTAGGACTGTGGTGATGCAATCAAACATTGGTGATCACATTGATCCCACAGGGTGGTCGGTGTGGAGCGGCGATCATGCCCTCAAGACTCTGTACTACGGGGAGTACATGAACAAGGGACCAGGCGCGGGAACGAGCAAGCGGGTGAAGTGGCCGGGTTATCATGTCATCACCAGCCCGGCAGAGGCAAAGAAGTTCACCGTGGCCGAGCTGATTCAGGGAGGGACTTGGTTGAAGTCCACTGGAGTGTCTTACACTGAAGGGCTGTGA
- the LOC104445740 gene encoding CRIB domain-containing protein RIC10 isoform X1, with translation MTMTIKGIYKSFKYISQIFVVKDREMEIGYPTDVKHVAHIGWDGPTGNGPSWMNEFRAAPEFSDSLHSIGEPGDSNPVAHHRPWPSQVDSEQSGSGQPALGIFEDSPQTELPKGSKKQKRKKARSSSSPKSSKPSRALKSKAKPSDVEDTPN, from the exons ATGACAATGACGATCAAAGGAATATACAAGAGCTTCAAGTACATCTCCCAAATCTTTG TCGTCAAGGACCGCGAAATGGAAATCGGGTACCCGACTGATGTTAAGCATGTTGCTCATATTGGATGGGATGGTCCTACCGGTAATGGACCCAGCTGG ATGAATGAATTCAGGGCCGCACCCGAGTTCTCAGACTCGCTCCATTCGATTGGTGAGCCTGGAGATTCTAATCCGGTGGCTCATCATCGTCCATGGCCCTCTCAAG TAGATTCTGAACAATCTGGGTCGGGCCAACCTGCACTTGGTATATTTGAAGACTCTCCACAGACAGAACTCCCAAAAGGATCGAAGAAACAAAAACGGAAAAAGGCTAGGTCATCATCATCTCCAAAGTCATCAAAGCCCTCTAGAGCGCTGAAATCAAAGGCCAAGCCCTCCGATGTGGAGGACACTCCTAATTGA
- the LOC104445740 gene encoding CRIB domain-containing protein RIC10 isoform X2, whose protein sequence is MTMTIKGIYKSFKYISQIFVVKDREMEIGYPTDVKHVAHIGWDGPTGNGPSWMNEFRAAPEFSDSLHSIGEPGDSNPVAHHRPWPSQDSEQSGSGQPALGIFEDSPQTELPKGSKKQKRKKARSSSSPKSSKPSRALKSKAKPSDVEDTPN, encoded by the exons ATGACAATGACGATCAAAGGAATATACAAGAGCTTCAAGTACATCTCCCAAATCTTTG TCGTCAAGGACCGCGAAATGGAAATCGGGTACCCGACTGATGTTAAGCATGTTGCTCATATTGGATGGGATGGTCCTACCGGTAATGGACCCAGCTGG ATGAATGAATTCAGGGCCGCACCCGAGTTCTCAGACTCGCTCCATTCGATTGGTGAGCCTGGAGATTCTAATCCGGTGGCTCATCATCGTCCATGGCCCTCTCAAG ATTCTGAACAATCTGGGTCGGGCCAACCTGCACTTGGTATATTTGAAGACTCTCCACAGACAGAACTCCCAAAAGGATCGAAGAAACAAAAACGGAAAAAGGCTAGGTCATCATCATCTCCAAAGTCATCAAAGCCCTCTAGAGCGCTGAAATCAAAGGCCAAGCCCTCCGATGTGGAGGACACTCCTAATTGA
- the LOC104447614 gene encoding LOW QUALITY PROTEIN: COBRA-like protein 10 (The sequence of the model RefSeq protein was modified relative to this genomic sequence to represent the inferred CDS: inserted 1 base in 1 codon) — protein sequence MSEARRALSLFIILFVCFAIQNNVNAQDYDDDPPAAPPPAEENCNGIFISYNFISRVKEFPHVKNASAQSWAFNSTATVLNTGTHELQAWKIFIGFQHQEILVSAGGAVLVGSQDFPASVGNGTSFSGYPQTDLKTSIQTAGDLAQIQAIVQIAGTQFGVKPPGIPMPKTIRLENDGYKCPAPVHKKTSMYACCIRDPKYKVKQLKTKLLPRRKGDLSFSYDVIQAYEGNYLAQVTIENDSPLGRLDHWNLTWEWMRGEFIYTMRGAYTHQIDYADCIYGIAAQHYTSLDFSQVMNCQKKPIITDLPRERANDTKVGKLPYCCRNGSILPLIMDPSQAKSVFQLQVYKLPPDMNMTALHPPEKWKIVGTLNPDYRCGAPIRVDPTEFPDPSGLQATTSAIASWQVVCNISRPTKTTSHCCVSFSAYYNESVIPCNTCACGCKGSDSCNQKAPAMFLPPEALLVPFXNRTAKAVAWAKMKHFHVPSPLPCSDNCGVTINWHVYTDHKKGWTVRVTLFNWEEINFENWFTAIQMKKAARGFQKAYSFNGTFFPDLNHTIFLQGLPGLAFLMGETNGTDPRIDPRVPGKQQSVISFAKKLTPGIQVAKGDGFPSRLFFNGEECSLPAYFPTANGNLCRVSLAQVILIVAGILVLMNPHH from the exons ATGAGCGAAGCCAGAAGAGCATTGAGCTTGTTCATCAttctctttgtttgttttgcaatcCAGAACAACGTCAATGCTCAGGACTACGATGATGATCCGCCTGCAGCTCCTCCTCCAGCGGAAGAGAACTGCAACGGCATCTTCATCTCCTACAATTTCATCTCGAGGGTCAAGGAATTCCCGCACGTGAAGAATGCGTCGGCGCAGTCCTGGGCCTTCAACTCAACTGCGACGGTCTTGAACACGGGCACGCATGAGCTCCAGGCCTGGAAGATATTTATTGGATTCCAGCACCAGGAGATTCTAGTCTCAGCGGGTGGGGCAGTCCTGGTCGGCAGCCAGGATTTCCCAGCCTCGGTCGGGAATGGGACGTCCTTCTCAGGGTATCCTCAGACAGATCTGAAGACATCGATCCAAACTGCAGGGGATTTGGCCCAAATCCAGGCGATAGTTCAGATCGCGGGCACACAATTTGGTGTGAAACCGCCAGGCATCCCGATGCCAAAGACGATACGGCTCGAGAATGATGGATACAAATGTCCTGCACCTGTACATAAGA AGACTTCAATGTACGCGTGCTGCATTCGGGATCCGAAGTACAAGGTCAAGCAACTGAAAACGAAGCTGTTGCCCCGTCGGAAGGGCGACCTCTCGTTTAGCTACGACGTGATCCAAGCCTACGAAGGCAACTATCTTGCTCAGGTGACGATCGAGAACGACAGCCCTTTGGGCCGCCTCGACCATTGGAACTTGACTTGGGAGTGGATGAGAGGGGAGTTCATATACACAATGAGAGGAGCATACACTCACCAGATAGACTATGCGGACTGCATCTACGGCATCGCAGCGCAGCACTACACTAGCCTTGATTTCTCGCAAGTGATGAACTGCCAGAAGAAGCCGATCATCACGGATTTGCCCCGCGAGAGGGCGAACGATACGAAGGTTGGAAAACTGCCCTACTGCTGTAGGAACGGAAGCATCTTGCCGTTGATCATGGACCCGAGCCAGGCGAAGTCTGTATTCCAATTGCAAGTGTACAAGCTCCCGCCCGACATGAACATGACTGCGCTCCATCCTCCTGAGAAATGGAAAATCGTCGGCACCCTCAACCCCGACTACCGGTGCGGCGCACCGATCCGAGTGGACCCCACGGAGTTCCCGGACCCCAGCGGCCTGCAGGCCACAACTTCAGCCATCGCAAGTTGGCAAGTGGTCTGCAACATCTCGAGGCCGACGAAAACGACCTCTCATTGCTGCGTTTCCTTCTCGGCGTACTACAACGAGTCGGTCATCCCTTGCAACACCTGTGCTTGCGGCTGCAAAGGCTCGGATTCGTGCAACCAGAAGGCCCCAGCAATGTTCCTCCCCCCGGAAGCCCTCCTGGTCCCCT AGAACCGGACGGCCAAGGCCGTGGCGTGGGCAAAGATGAAGCACTTCCACGTCCCCAGCCCTTTGCCCTGCAGCGACAATTGCGGGGTGACCATAAACTGGCACGTCTACACCGATCACAAGAAAGGGTGGACCGTCCGGGTCACCCTGTTCAACTGGGAAGAGATCAATTTCGAGAACTGGTTCACCGCAATCCAAATGAAGAAAGCGGCCCGCGGTTTCCAGAAGGCGTACTCGTTCAACGGCACATTCTTTCCTGACCTGAACCACACCATCTTCCTCCAGGGGCTGCCAGGATTGGCATTCTTGATGGGAGAGACAAACGGGACAGACCCAAGGATTGATCCTAGGGTCCCTGGGAAGCAACAATCCGTGATCTCGTTCGCGAAGAAGCTCACGCCGGGCATCCAAGTAGCGAAAGGCGACGGCTTTCCTTCGCGGCTCTTCTTCAATGGAGAGGAATGCTCGCTTCCTGCTTATTTTCCCACAGCAAATGGGAATCTATGTCGAGTTAGTTTAGCGCAGGTAATTTTGATTGTAGCTGGGATACTTGTTCTCATGAATCCTCACCATTGA